A window of the Bdellovibrio sp. ZAP7 genome harbors these coding sequences:
- a CDS encoding acetyl-CoA C-acetyltransferase produces MKTKQMRPIAILAGSRTPFTKSQTNYVRTSNQELMTAVLQDLVNKTNIRGARLGDVSTGAVMKNAADWNMTRESVLSSGLDPHTPGYDVQRACGTGLETAWHIGLKIAAGQIESGIAGGTDTNSDIQGVLPHEFTWKLMDAQKEKTLMGRLSKFAKLSIDDIKPKFPVVVEPRTGLSMGQHTELMVKEWHISQEEQDKLALASHQNAAKAWDAGFFKDLVFEFKGLKKDSLVRGDTTLEKLAKLKPAFDKTGTGTLTAGNSTALTDGASAVLLGSEDFAQKHNLPVLAYLTDAEVAAVDYVGGEGLLMAPTYAVARMLERNGLTLQDFDFYEIHEAFAGQVLCTLKAWESEEYCRTKLGLTKALGSIDRSKLNVNGGSLALGHPFAATGGRILVSLAKMLSQKGSGRGLISICTAGGMGVTAIVER; encoded by the coding sequence ATGAAAACGAAACAAATGCGTCCCATCGCGATTCTAGCAGGTTCCAGAACTCCATTTACAAAATCTCAGACAAATTATGTCCGTACGTCTAATCAAGAATTGATGACGGCTGTTTTGCAAGACCTTGTCAATAAAACCAATATTAGAGGCGCTCGCTTAGGTGACGTTTCTACTGGTGCTGTGATGAAAAATGCTGCTGACTGGAATATGACTCGTGAGAGCGTGCTTAGTTCCGGTCTTGATCCTCATACCCCTGGTTATGATGTGCAAAGAGCTTGCGGTACAGGATTGGAAACCGCTTGGCATATCGGTTTGAAAATCGCTGCCGGGCAAATTGAATCGGGTATTGCCGGCGGGACTGATACGAACAGTGATATTCAAGGTGTTTTGCCTCATGAATTCACTTGGAAGTTAATGGATGCGCAAAAAGAAAAAACGTTGATGGGCCGCTTGAGTAAATTCGCCAAGTTATCGATTGATGATATCAAACCAAAATTTCCGGTGGTGGTAGAGCCGCGCACAGGTCTTTCGATGGGTCAGCATACAGAGCTGATGGTGAAAGAGTGGCACATCTCTCAAGAAGAGCAGGATAAACTTGCTTTAGCCAGCCATCAAAATGCAGCAAAAGCCTGGGATGCGGGGTTCTTTAAGGACCTGGTATTTGAATTCAAAGGTTTGAAAAAAGACTCTTTGGTTCGAGGGGATACAACGCTGGAAAAATTAGCGAAACTTAAACCGGCGTTTGATAAAACCGGAACGGGAACATTAACGGCTGGGAACAGTACCGCTTTGACAGACGGTGCTTCGGCAGTTTTGTTGGGCAGTGAGGACTTCGCTCAAAAACATAATTTGCCCGTGCTGGCGTATCTGACTGATGCCGAAGTGGCAGCGGTGGATTATGTGGGTGGTGAAGGTCTGTTGATGGCTCCCACTTATGCTGTGGCTCGCATGCTCGAACGTAACGGACTGACTTTGCAGGACTTTGATTTTTATGAAATTCATGAAGCTTTCGCAGGTCAGGTTCTTTGCACTTTGAAAGCGTGGGAATCCGAAGAGTATTGCCGCACGAAATTGGGTCTGACAAAAGCACTGGGATCCATCGATCGCAGTAAACTGAATGTGAATGGTGGATCCTTGGCATTGGGGCATCCTTTTGCGGCAACAGGTGGTCGTATCCTGGTTTCTCTAGCAAAAATGCTTTCACAAAAAGGCAGCGGTCGAGGATTGATTTCCATCTGTACCGCTGGCGGTATGGGTGTAACAGCAATCGTTGAAAGATAA
- a CDS encoding TetR/AcrR family transcriptional regulator, with protein METKAQALEVAKNHLQLRGYNGFSFQDIADELGIRKASLHYYFASKEDLGLALLEDYTQSFQQWAEKHAQRGPLEKIKKFIDMYHSFSQDSLKVCPGGVLCIDYNTLPTKLQKAVSHFQVQQQTWLEIQIKEAQKLSEIKKDLKPKETATLLISTCQGSLQLARMQNNPKLMKSTCLNLLSLVENKARLWSQAYNF; from the coding sequence ATGGAAACCAAAGCTCAAGCTCTTGAAGTTGCCAAAAACCACCTTCAATTGAGGGGTTATAACGGCTTTAGCTTTCAAGACATCGCCGATGAGTTAGGCATCCGCAAAGCGAGTCTCCATTACTATTTCGCCTCTAAGGAAGACCTGGGCCTAGCTTTGCTCGAAGACTATACCCAGTCTTTTCAACAATGGGCCGAAAAGCACGCACAACGTGGTCCTTTGGAGAAAATCAAAAAGTTCATCGACATGTACCACTCTTTCTCCCAGGACAGCTTAAAAGTATGCCCTGGCGGAGTGTTATGCATCGACTACAACACTCTGCCCACAAAATTGCAGAAAGCCGTTTCTCACTTCCAAGTACAACAGCAAACGTGGCTGGAAATCCAAATCAAAGAAGCCCAAAAGCTTTCTGAAATCAAAAAAGACCTGAAACCTAAAGAAACAGCGACTCTATTAATAAGCACCTGCCAAGGCAGCCTTCAATTAGCGCGCATGCAAAATAACCCTAAGCTCATGAAATCAACCTGCTTAAACCTTTTATCCCTAGTTGAAAATAAAGCTCGTTTATGGAGCCAGGCATATAACTTCTAG
- a CDS encoding clostripain-related cysteine peptidase has translation MNHFSRVLVVLALLLASAFASASQQVKEWNMLVFLNGNNNLDSFGPMNINQMEQVGSNENLNILVQWASAKKSSVSRLLIQKDNDTNKVTSPVVQNMGAVDMGDWKELVKFVEWANQNYPAKKYFVVVWDHGGGWHLASIPGMKPMDISWDDNTGNNITTEQLGQAMAESAKILGHKVDIYSSDACLMGMIEVASEMSESVQYYLGSQDVEPGAGWPYATFLTKWAQNPMMSAADLVKVHAADYLAAYNGGVYGNRKVTMSAYDLSHIDSYEQSLKQLSAEFAALDNASLAKVARSAKNAKLFTYWDYRDVIDFIDLATKNGITTPAMQSVRDAQSQFVIANSQNQDTKTWGVSIWLPSNSSDYSGYIERYHGLKFNQRTNWADLVTKIQGK, from the coding sequence ATGAACCACTTTTCGCGCGTTCTTGTCGTGCTGGCACTATTGCTTGCATCTGCTTTCGCTTCTGCATCTCAACAAGTTAAAGAATGGAACATGTTGGTATTCCTGAACGGAAACAACAACCTTGATTCGTTCGGTCCGATGAATATCAATCAAATGGAACAAGTTGGCTCGAATGAGAACCTGAACATCCTGGTTCAGTGGGCCTCAGCTAAAAAAAGCAGTGTTTCTCGCTTATTGATTCAAAAAGACAATGACACGAATAAAGTCACTTCACCAGTAGTTCAAAACATGGGTGCGGTGGATATGGGTGACTGGAAAGAACTGGTTAAGTTCGTAGAATGGGCTAATCAAAACTACCCTGCGAAAAAATACTTTGTGGTTGTTTGGGATCACGGCGGTGGCTGGCACTTGGCTTCGATTCCTGGCATGAAACCAATGGATATTTCTTGGGATGACAACACAGGCAACAACATCACGACTGAACAATTGGGTCAGGCGATGGCGGAATCTGCAAAGATCCTAGGTCACAAAGTGGACATTTACTCTTCTGATGCGTGCTTGATGGGGATGATTGAAGTTGCCTCCGAAATGTCTGAATCCGTTCAGTACTATTTGGGTTCTCAGGATGTAGAACCAGGTGCTGGTTGGCCTTATGCAACTTTTCTGACGAAATGGGCACAAAACCCAATGATGAGCGCTGCAGACCTGGTTAAAGTTCATGCTGCAGACTATTTGGCAGCCTACAATGGTGGAGTTTACGGCAATCGCAAAGTGACGATGTCTGCCTATGATCTATCTCACATTGATTCTTACGAGCAGTCATTGAAACAATTGAGTGCTGAATTTGCGGCATTGGACAACGCCTCTTTGGCAAAAGTGGCTCGATCGGCTAAGAATGCAAAGCTTTTCACATACTGGGACTACCGTGACGTGATTGATTTCATCGATCTTGCGACCAAAAACGGAATCACAACTCCAGCGATGCAATCTGTTCGCGATGCTCAAAGCCAGTTCGTGATTGCTAACAGCCAAAATCAAGATACAAAAACTTGGGGTGTTTCAATCTGGCTTCCGTCCAACAGCTCGGACTATTCCGGATATATCGAACGCTATCATGGCTTAAAGTTCAACCAGAGGACAAACTGGGCAGATTTAGTCACAAAGATCCAAGGTAAATAA
- a CDS encoding BLUF domain-containing protein: MSSVFHLVYVSYASESLSYTDIRNILNSSRKNNARDDISGVLILREGYFLQVLEGDKDKVQSLVNVIRRDNRNHTLKVLIEEQSDKRLFGDWSMAFLDGDIESNTTKDLLEFFDVCLDSGINPKTLIMPLVRKFRASAPPFQ; encoded by the coding sequence ATGAGCTCAGTATTTCATCTCGTTTACGTCAGTTACGCGTCCGAGAGTCTCAGTTATACTGATATCCGTAACATTCTTAATTCTTCACGCAAAAACAACGCTCGAGATGATATCTCGGGCGTTCTTATTTTGCGCGAAGGTTACTTTCTGCAGGTTCTTGAGGGTGACAAAGACAAGGTTCAATCCCTGGTGAACGTCATTCGTCGCGACAACCGTAATCATACATTGAAAGTCTTGATCGAAGAGCAAAGCGATAAACGTCTTTTCGGAGATTGGTCAATGGCCTTTCTTGATGGTGATATCGAATCAAATACCACCAAAGATTTGCTGGAGTTTTTCGATGTGTGCCTTGATAGCGGTATCAATCCCAAGACGCTGATCATGCCTTTGGTTCGCAAGTTCAGAGCTTCAGCTCCGCCTTTCCAGTAA
- a CDS encoding MaoC family dehydratase, whose amino-acid sequence MQVPNIDVGFTNSATVTVTDKMVRQFAELSGDHNPIHLDDAYAAKTRFGRRIAHGMICGALISRALVECIGEGGIYLGQSMKFVNPVFIDDTIKITIRITAMRKEKGIATVETNVTKENGDMVVKGEAVIMMAKDFAIPK is encoded by the coding sequence ATGCAGGTTCCAAATATTGATGTAGGTTTCACGAACTCAGCGACAGTGACTGTGACGGATAAAATGGTTCGTCAATTTGCTGAATTGTCTGGAGATCATAATCCTATTCATTTGGACGATGCTTACGCGGCTAAAACTCGTTTTGGCCGTCGTATCGCTCACGGTATGATCTGCGGGGCTCTGATTTCCAGAGCTCTTGTTGAGTGTATCGGTGAGGGCGGTATTTATCTTGGTCAATCTATGAAATTCGTTAATCCGGTTTTCATCGACGACACCATCAAAATCACAATCAGAATCACAGCTATGCGCAAAGAAAAAGGCATCGCGACAGTTGAGACGAATGTGACTAAAGAAAACGGCGACATGGTGGTTAAAGGTGAAGCTGTTATCATGATGGCGAAAGATTTCGCGATTCCTAAGTAA